The genome window CATCTTGTCAGTCGCCACTCCGCGCCGGGTCGTTTGTGGGCAGGTATTCTCGCAACTCCCGCTTCCATTCGGGGGTGGGGACGGTGGCGTTTTCGCGGGGCACATACACCGACCGCTCTACTAGCTCGTATTTGTGCACATAGCGCGCACAGTTTGGATACACTTCGGTGAGCGATACTCGCACTATGAATTGCGCGCCGGGGTATTTTGCCATTAGCGCGTCATCGGGGTCTATTGACACCACGCCTTGCAGCCGCAGCCTCGCCTGCCCAACAAAGTCGATAAACAGCAGACCGATGTTGGCATTCTTCAGCAGGTTGCCCATGCTTTGGTATTTGCCGTTGCCGTCGTAGTTGGGGAATGCGATGCAGGTGTCGTCCACGACCGTTACGAAGCCGGGATCGCCGCCTTTGTACGAGCAGGTGGGCAGCCCACGATGGTCGCAGGTCGCCATGAAGAACATGTCCGCCTGCTCGATGAACTCGCGCTGTTCCTTGCTCAACTGCTCGGATGCCCGCTGCGCTACCCGTTCTGCCAATTTCACCGTGCCGAACCGCTCTTGGAAATGCAGGTTTCCGTCATGAAAGTCGTGTACTTTTGCAGTCATTTATGCACATCCCCTAATCAAGTCAATCAAGTCGCGTCTAAAAGAGTTGTGGAACAAGGCATCGCTGTCCGCAGTGAACAGCGGTAATTCCTAATTTAGCGGCAAATCGGCTCCGGAGTGGGCAGTTCTTTCTCCACACCGATGTCGTATATGCGCGCCGTGATTTTGTTGGCGATGATTTTGCCTTCAAAACTGTCGCCGACTGCCCCTCCGTAGTGAAATTCGTCCGAATAGGCAGTCTGCTCGACTAGCAAGCCGTCCTGAATCGTCATAGTCATCGTCTCTTTCGGTAACTCCAGAGT of Chloroflexota bacterium contains these proteins:
- a CDS encoding pyridoxamine 5'-phosphate oxidase family protein; its protein translation is MTAKVHDFHDGNLHFQERFGTVKLAERVAQRASEQLSKEQREFIEQADMFFMATCDHRGLPTCSYKGGDPGFVTVVDDTCIAFPNYDGNGKYQSMGNLLKNANIGLLFIDFVGQARLRLQGVVSIDPDDALMAKYPGAQFIVRVSLTEVYPNCARYVHKYELVERSVYVPRENATVPTPEWKRELREYLPTNDPARSGD